One Microplitis mediator isolate UGA2020A chromosome 3, iyMicMedi2.1, whole genome shotgun sequence DNA segment encodes these proteins:
- the LOC130665340 gene encoding uncharacterized protein LOC130665340, with amino-acid sequence MNDFQVIKNENGEYCLKNVCDYINLQYRDFYRKFNKEYITKDELDSFLQENETYPEVEDFTYKLFLFEKFKWIEQVAIFIKNNNFNLVINDIFIILWIALEKSSSVCIYSYVLRFMGFDGKNSQFNYSKQRAEFVTFLKNNEINYEPKNAHIYLTIDNFKNCVMLLNNCKAKEVKKYYIEFERTFNWYKNYTAELEKQELQNKNDELLKQNQESEEKLNEKETEVNELIRMTNGMDNVIKNIKMRNKDGYIYIATTKRYAEENLFKIGFSDNLKARLTALNTGKISAERFYYSYYKKAFNVRKVEKMIHDVLEDFRDSSKNEFFKLHYTFLSEIVNLVIKNINEPYEYVNDIIKHRLKEVYELRVVVPPEMPVVENNGLSELNFVDAFTKLIGVYGAGQVSTIKRTELLSALQKELQSEFKKMEVWKIFKTQFKWKSSEIPIYYGDYQIKVIY; translated from the coding sequence ATGAACGATTTTcaagtgataaaaaatgaaaatggcgaatattgtttaaaaaatgtttgtgaTTATATTAATCTACAGTACAGGGATTTCTACCGGAAATTTAACAAAGAATATATTACGAAGGATGAATTAGATTCTTTTCTTCAAGAAAATGAAACATATCCTGAAGTAGAAGATTtcacatataaattatttttatttgaaaaatttaaatggatTGAACAAGTtgctatttttataaaaaataataattttaatttagtaatcaacgatatttttataattctatGGATTGCTTTGGAAAAATCATCCAGTGTATGCATTTATTCTTACGTACTGAGATTCATGGgatttgatggtaaaaattcTCAATTCAATTATAGCAAGCAAAGAGCAGAGtttgttacatttttaaaaaataatgaaataaattatgaacCGAAAAATGcgcatatttatttaaccattgataattttaaaaattgtgtcaTGTTGTTAAACAATTGCAAGGCAAAAGAAGTCAAAAAGTATTACATTGAATTTGAAAGAACATTCAAttggtataaaaattatactgcTGAGTTAGAAAAACAAGagctacaaaataaaaatgatgaattgTTAAAACAAAATCAGGAATcggaagaaaaattaaatgaaaaagaaacTGAAGTAAATGAACTTATTCGTATGACTAATGGTATGGacaatgttataaaaaatattaaaatgagaaATAAAGATGGCTATATTTATATTGCGACAACGAAACGATACGCTGAAGAGAATCTATTTAAAATTGGATTTTCCGATAACTTAAAAGCGCGTTTAACAGCACTGAATACTGGAAAAATTTCTGCAGAgcgtttttattattcttattataaaaaagCTTTTAATGTtagaaaagttgaaaaaatgattcatgACGTCCTAGAGGACTTTAGGGATtcttctaaaaatgaatttttcaaattacattatacttttttatccGAAATAGTTAACCTTGTTATTAAGAATATAAATGAACCATATGAATATGTCAATGACATTATTAAACATAGATTGAAAGAAGTATATGAACTACGTGTTGTTGTACCACCAGAAATGCCAGTAGTAGAAAATAATGGATTATCAGAATTAAACTTTGTAGATGCTTTTACTAAACTAATTGGTGTTTATGGAGCCGGCCAAGTTTCAACAATAAAGAGGACGGAATTATTATCAGCTTTACAGAAAGAATTGCAatctgaatttaaaaaaatggaggtttggaaaatatttaaaactcaaTTTAAATGGAAGTCAAGTGAGATACCAATCTATTATGG